A genomic segment from Fodinicola acaciae encodes:
- a CDS encoding L,D-transpeptidase family protein, with amino-acid sequence MARRTVIGLAVAAVVVLTATGAGVAYATGVIPRPPRPVQKQVEVQRVATEPADTPATPEMPPTKPSPTPAANTRGLSCGETGPAQAAVERYLDSHPGFGKVVVDGRQSPQDCVAIAKFQQRFRIMPAKGYAGKVTGNIVKRLAAARLNACDTRGKFTVCVDLTSQTMWVNNGGKIAFGPTPIRTGRAGLATPPGHFSISDKKKSTISSYFRVRLPYWQRFHADMGFHQTTTYLYEGDSPGSHGCINLLRGDASKLYSMTTSGTHVHVFGKKPV; translated from the coding sequence ATGGCACGTCGTACGGTGATCGGCTTGGCGGTGGCGGCGGTGGTCGTGCTGACCGCGACCGGCGCCGGAGTCGCGTACGCGACCGGTGTCATCCCCCGCCCGCCGCGGCCCGTCCAGAAGCAGGTCGAGGTCCAGCGGGTCGCCACCGAGCCGGCCGACACGCCGGCGACGCCGGAGATGCCGCCGACCAAGCCGTCGCCGACACCGGCGGCCAACACCAGAGGCCTGTCCTGCGGCGAAACCGGTCCCGCGCAAGCCGCGGTCGAGCGCTATCTGGACAGCCATCCCGGCTTCGGCAAGGTCGTCGTCGACGGCAGGCAGTCACCGCAGGACTGCGTGGCGATCGCGAAGTTCCAGCAGCGTTTCCGGATCATGCCGGCCAAAGGTTACGCCGGGAAGGTGACCGGCAACATCGTCAAGCGGCTCGCCGCGGCCAGGCTCAACGCCTGTGACACGAGAGGAAAGTTCACCGTCTGCGTGGACCTGACCTCGCAGACCATGTGGGTCAACAACGGCGGCAAGATCGCCTTCGGCCCGACGCCGATCCGCACCGGACGTGCCGGCCTGGCCACACCGCCTGGGCATTTTTCCATCTCCGACAAGAAAAAATCGACCATCTCGTCGTATTTCAGGGTGCGCCTGCCATATTGGCAGCGGTTCCACGCCGACATGGGTTTCCACCAGACGACCACTTATCTGTACGAGGGTGACAGCCCCGGCTCGCACGGCTGCATCAACCTGCTGCGCGGCGACGCGAGCAAGCTCTACTCGATGACCACGTCCGGCACGCACGTCCACGTCTTCGGCAAGAAACCGGTCTAA
- a CDS encoding RrF2 family transcriptional regulator → MKLSGGVESALHCCVVLTTAPEPVPATRLAELHGVSATYLAKQLQTLSRAALVQSVQGKSGGYTLTRSAEQITVLDVVEAVEGPGSTFVCTEIRQRGPLAAPPDACTAPCAIARTMHAADRAWRAALRGVTIADLGRMVGQDYDTDVLTQVRKWLQS, encoded by the coding sequence GTGAAGTTGTCCGGTGGCGTCGAGTCGGCCCTGCACTGCTGCGTGGTGCTCACCACGGCACCGGAGCCGGTGCCGGCGACACGGCTGGCCGAGCTGCACGGCGTATCGGCGACTTATCTGGCAAAACAGCTGCAGACGCTGTCCCGCGCCGCTCTTGTCCAGTCGGTGCAAGGAAAATCCGGCGGCTACACGTTGACCCGGTCCGCCGAGCAGATCACCGTGCTCGACGTGGTGGAGGCGGTCGAAGGACCCGGGTCGACGTTTGTCTGTACGGAAATCCGCCAGCGTGGACCGCTGGCGGCGCCGCCGGACGCCTGCACGGCTCCATGCGCGATCGCACGTACGATGCACGCCGCCGACCGCGCCTGGCGCGCGGCCCTCCGCGGCGTCACCATCGCCGACCTGGGCCGGATGGTCGGCCAGGATTACGACACGGACGTGCTGACTCAGGTGCGGAAATGGCTCCAATCCTGA